The following are from one region of the Capsicum annuum cultivar UCD-10X-F1 chromosome 1, UCD10Xv1.1, whole genome shotgun sequence genome:
- the LOC107869313 gene encoding protein NRT1/ PTR FAMILY 7.3 has product MTSLKLSKEVKLKGGEEEYTNDGTVDFCGMPANRANTGKWPAAIMLLLNQGLATLAFFGVGVNLVLFLTRVLHQNNAEAANNVSIWTGTVYIFSLFGAFLSDSYWGRFKTCIIFQGVYVTGLVLLSLVTQLYLIKPKGCGDRTTLCGEHSTMEIKLFYISVYMIALGYGGYQPNIISFGADQFDEHDLREKPSKPAFFSYFYLALNLGSFFSNTVLDYFEDDGMWALGFWASAASAFAGLVLFLGGTARYRHFRSSGNPITRFSQVIVAASKKWRVEMPENEDALYEGDDESSKTAGRKMLHTHGFKFLDKAALITSKELDNEKQSNRNPWRLCPISQVEEVKCILRLLPIWLCTILYSVEFTQMASMFVVQGDAMKTTIGNFRIPAASMSGFDIMSVAIFVFLYRQFFDPLVKKFKKIKGEAQGITQLQRMGIGLSIAGMAMLSAAIVECYRLEYARKDCTQCEGSSSLSIFWQVPQYSLIGASEVFMYVGQLEFFGQQTPDGLKSFGSALCMASISLGNYVSSLLVSIVMKISTSENVSGWIPANLNDGHLDRFYFLLASLTVLDLVAYIACARRYKGMKHGEMIKVSEEDKCDQV; this is encoded by the exons ATGACTTCTTTGAAACTCTCCAAAGAG GTGAAGCTgaaaggaggagaagaagagtatACCAATGATGGAACTGTTGATTTCTGTGGAATGCCTGCTAATAGAGCAAATACTGGGAAATGGCCAGCTGCAATTATGCTTCTCt TGAATCAAGGTTTAGCTACTCTTGCATTTTTCGGTGTCGGGGTGAATTTGGTGTTGTTCCTGACAAGAGTGCTGCATCAAAACAATGCTGAAGCAGCTAATAATGTGAGCATATGGACTGGCACTGTCTACATCTTCTCTCTTTTTGGTGCTTTTCTTAGTGACTCTTACTGGGGAAGATTCAAAACTTGTATCATTTTCCAGGGCGTCTATGTAACT GGATTAGTACTATTATCACTGGTGACACAACTTTACTTGATCAAACCGAAAGGTTGTGGAGATCGAACAACTCTATGTGGAGAGCATTCAACCATGGAGATTAAACTATTCTACATCTCCGTGTACATGATTGCTCTAGGATACGGAGGCTATCAACCTAACATCATTTCCTTTGGAGCTGATCAGTTCGATGAACATGATCTTAGGGAGAAACCATCCAAACCAGCCTTCTTCAGCTACTTCTACCTGGCCCTGAACCTTGGTTCGTTTTTTTCTAACACGGTTTTGGACTACTTTGAGGATGACGGTATGTGGGCTCTTGGTTTCTGGGCATCTGCTGCGTCTGCCTTTGCTGGATTGGTGCTTTTTCTTGGAGGCACTGCCAGGTATAGGCACTTCAGGTCTAGTGGCAACCCTATAACCAGGTTTTCTCAGGTTATAGTAGCTGCATCGAAGAAGTGGAGAGTAGAGATGCCAGAGAACGAAGACGCATTATATGAAGGTGATGATGAGAGCTCCAAAACTGCTGGTAGAAAAATGCTTCATACTCACGGTTTCAA ATTCTTGGATAAAGCGGCCCTGATCACATCCAAAGAACTTGACAATGAGAAGCAGAGCAATCGCAACCCATGGCGCCTCTGCCCAATCTCACAAGTTGAAGAGGTTAAGTGCATTTTGAGGCTGTTACCAATTTGGCTATGTACTATACTTTACTCGGTTGAGTTTACTCAGATGGCATCAATGTTCGTTGTTCAAGGCGATGCCATGAAGACGACAATCGGGAACTTTAGGATACCTGCTGCCAGTATGTCAGGTTTTGACATCATGAGTGTAGCAATTTTCGTATTCCTCTACCGCCAATTTTTTGATCCTTTAGTAAAAAAGTTTAAGAAGATCAAGGGCGAGGCTCAAGGGATAACTCAACTTCAACGGATGGGTATCGGACTTTCCATAGCTGGGATGGCAATGCTTTCAGCAGCTATTGTGGAGTGCTACAGGCTCGAGTATGCTAGAAAAGACTGCACTCAGTGCGAAGGCTCAAGTTCTCTGAGCATCTTCTGGCAGGTTCCTCAATACTCTCTGATAGGAGCTTCGGAAGTGTTCATGTACGTAGGGCAGCTAGAGTTTTTCGGCCAACAAACACCGGATGGTCTCAAAAGCTTCGGAAGTGCACTGTGTATGGCATCGATATCATTAGGAAACTACGTGAGCAGCTTACTTGTGAGCATAGTGATGAAAATTTCAACATCTGAAAACGTATCTGGATGGATTCCAGCAAATCTCAATGATGGTCACCTAGACAGGTTTTACTTTCTCTTAGCTAGCTTGacagtcttagatttagttgcTTATATAGCATGTGCTAGGCGGTACAAGGGTATGAAGCATGGTGAAATGATTAAAGTCAGTGAAGAAGATAAATGTGATCAAGTCTAA